From a single Brassica oleracea var. oleracea cultivar TO1000 chromosome C5, BOL, whole genome shotgun sequence genomic region:
- the LOC106292249 gene encoding uncharacterized protein LOC106292249, which translates to MTQSQLLSYGEELRNGEGMRKRLKISVAHFDNSALIKTYSKTLIGRCMNPEEQEMKALFTNLLKIWKLEERVTRTDLGFGKFQFDFKTEEELEAVLMQQPFHFDYWMLALARWQPKQSKSFPSEIMFWIRVIGVPLEFRTVPTFESIGGALGRVVAVDVKHNRVQVVIDAFKDLCLETTVDFKGGEFYDGEEAAVSLRYEKL; encoded by the coding sequence ATGACGCAGAGCCAGCTCTTGAGCTACGGTGAGGAGCTGAGGAATGGTGAGGGTATGCGCAAAAGACTGAAGATCTCAGTGGCGCATTTTGACAACTCCGCATTGATCAAAACCTACTCCAAGACTTTGATCGGGAGATGTATGAATCCGGAGGAACAGGAGATGAAGGCGTTGTTCACAAATCTTCTAAAGATTTGGAAATTGGAGGAGAGGGTAACGAGAACTGATTTGGGCTTTGGCAAATTCCAGTTCGACTTCAAGACGGAGGAGGAACTTGAAGCGGTTTTAATGCAGCAGCCTTTCCATTTCGACTATTGGATGCTGGCCTTGGCAAGGTGGCAACCAAAACAGTCCAAGTCTTTTCCCTCAGAGATCATGTTCTGGATAAGAGTCATTGGAGTCCCGCTTGAGTTTAGGACGGTCCCGACCTTTGAGAGCATTGGGGGTGCCTTGGGGAGAGTGGTTGCGGTTGATGTGAAGCATAACCGGGTGCAAGTAGTCATTGACGCGTTCAAGGATCTGTGTCTCGAGACGACGGTGGATTTCAAAGGAGGAGAGTTCTATGACGGGGAGGAAGCGGCGGTGTCTCTGCGCTATGAGAAGTTATAA